From a single Streptomyces liliifuscus genomic region:
- a CDS encoding GDSL-type esterase/lipase family protein, giving the protein MNTEHDWITTPVTADLLRGFLDLEPTPHGLLPHRLPAWARRQIPDDRLAVAEAQPSGVRLVFRTRATVVELDTLPTKRVYRGFPAPADGVYDLLVDGRLAAQATVAGGNVRTIVDMVTQAAELTEGPVGTARFAELPARDKDIEIWLPHTEITELIALRTDAPVEPAPDRGRKVWLHHGSSISHGSNATHPTAIWPALAASRSGVELVNLGFGGSALLDPFTARAMRDTPADLISLKIGINVVNADAMRLRAFTPAVHGFLDTVREGHPTAPLLVVSPVLCPVQEDTPGPLAPELDGGTLRFRATGDPAERAAGRLTLNIIRDELARVVEQRTADDPNLYYLDGRDLYGEKDYAEFPLPDAVHPDLAGHRRIGENFARLAFGEGGPFTTRTG; this is encoded by the coding sequence ATGAACACCGAACACGACTGGATCACCACACCCGTCACCGCGGACCTGCTGCGCGGATTCCTGGACCTGGAACCGACCCCGCACGGCCTGCTGCCGCATCGCCTGCCCGCATGGGCCCGCCGCCAGATCCCCGACGACCGACTCGCCGTGGCCGAGGCGCAGCCCTCCGGCGTGCGGCTGGTCTTCCGCACCCGGGCCACCGTCGTCGAACTGGACACCCTGCCCACCAAGCGGGTCTACCGAGGCTTCCCTGCTCCGGCGGACGGCGTGTACGACCTGCTGGTCGACGGCCGGCTCGCGGCCCAGGCCACGGTGGCCGGCGGCAACGTACGCACGATCGTCGACATGGTCACACAGGCCGCCGAGCTGACCGAGGGGCCCGTCGGCACCGCCCGGTTCGCCGAACTGCCCGCCCGTGACAAGGACATCGAGATCTGGCTTCCGCACACGGAGATCACCGAGCTGATCGCCCTGCGCACCGATGCCCCCGTCGAGCCGGCTCCCGACCGCGGCCGCAAGGTGTGGCTGCACCACGGCAGTTCCATCAGTCACGGCTCGAACGCCACGCACCCGACGGCCATTTGGCCGGCCCTGGCCGCAAGTCGGAGCGGGGTGGAGCTGGTCAACCTGGGCTTCGGCGGCAGCGCGCTGCTCGACCCGTTCACCGCGCGTGCGATGCGGGACACCCCCGCGGACCTGATCAGCCTCAAGATCGGCATCAACGTCGTCAACGCCGACGCGATGCGCCTGCGTGCCTTCACCCCGGCGGTCCACGGCTTCCTGGACACCGTCCGCGAGGGGCATCCGACCGCACCGCTGCTGGTCGTGTCCCCCGTCCTGTGCCCGGTCCAGGAGGACACCCCCGGCCCCCTCGCGCCCGAACTCGACGGCGGGACCCTGCGGTTCAGGGCCACGGGCGATCCCGCCGAACGTGCCGCCGGGCGTCTGACTCTCAACATCATCCGTGACGAACTCGCCCGGGTCGTCGAACAGCGGACGGCCGACGACCCGAACCTGTACTACCTCGACGGACGTGACCTCTACGGCGAGAAGGACTACGCCGAGTTCCCGCTGCCCGACGCGGTCCACCCCGACCTCGCCGGACACCGCCGCATCGGCGAGAACTTCGCGCGGCTCGCGTTCGGCGAAGGCGGTCCCTTCACCACCAGGACCGGCTGA
- a CDS encoding TetR/AcrR family transcriptional regulator produces the protein MVRVGLTTERLTRAGAELADEVGFDQVTVSELARRFDVKVASLYSHVKNSHDLKTRIALFALEELADRVAAALAGRAGKDALAAFADAYRDYAREHPGRYDAARFRLDAETAAASAGVRHAQMTRAILRGYDLTEPDQTHAVRMLGSVFHGYVSLEMAGGFSHTAVPSQESWDWTLDSLDTLLRTWTTT, from the coding sequence ATGGTTCGAGTAGGGCTGACCACGGAGCGTCTGACCCGGGCGGGGGCGGAGCTGGCCGACGAGGTCGGCTTCGACCAGGTGACCGTCTCGGAGCTCGCCCGGCGGTTCGACGTCAAGGTCGCGAGTCTGTACTCGCACGTGAAGAACTCCCACGACCTCAAGACCCGGATCGCCCTGTTCGCACTGGAGGAGCTGGCCGACCGGGTCGCCGCCGCCCTCGCCGGGCGGGCCGGCAAGGATGCCCTGGCCGCCTTCGCGGACGCCTACCGCGACTACGCCCGTGAGCACCCCGGCCGCTACGACGCCGCCCGGTTCAGGCTCGACGCCGAGACGGCGGCCGCCAGTGCCGGGGTGCGGCACGCGCAGATGACGCGGGCGATCCTGCGCGGCTACGACCTGACGGAGCCGGACCAGACACACGCGGTCCGGATGCTGGGCAGCGTCTTCCACGGCTACGTGAGCCTGGAGATGGCCGGAGGCTTCAGCCACACCGCCGTCCCCTCGCAGGAGTCCTGGGACTGGACCCTGGACTCCCTCGACACCCTGCTGCGCACCTGGACCACGACCTGA
- a CDS encoding FBP domain-containing protein, whose translation MKPLTEQEIRTAFVNCTKGEAKRLSVPRDLAEQPWDELDFLGWRDPRAPDRAYLATELDGRPVALALRGTGGASWQTRRSMCSICLTTHTGGVSLMVAAKAGKAGQQGNSVGAYMCSDLACPLYVRGRKDAGVGARLPESLTLEEKIRRTVANLGAFIAKVTA comes from the coding sequence ATGAAACCGCTGACCGAGCAAGAGATCCGTACCGCGTTCGTGAACTGCACCAAGGGCGAGGCGAAGCGCCTGTCCGTCCCCCGCGACCTGGCCGAACAGCCGTGGGACGAGCTGGACTTCCTCGGCTGGCGAGATCCCCGGGCCCCCGACCGTGCCTATCTCGCCACCGAGTTGGACGGCCGTCCGGTGGCGCTCGCGCTGCGCGGCACCGGTGGCGCTTCCTGGCAGACGCGGCGCAGCATGTGCTCGATATGTCTGACCACCCACACCGGGGGCGTCTCGCTGATGGTCGCCGCCAAGGCGGGCAAGGCCGGGCAGCAGGGCAACTCCGTGGGCGCCTACATGTGCAGCGATCTCGCCTGCCCGCTGTACGTGCGGGGCAGGAAGGACGCGGGCGTCGGTGCGCGGCTCCCCGAGTCGCTCACCCTGGAGGAGAAGATCCGGCGGACCGTCGCGAACCTCGGCGCGTTCATCGCCAAGGTCACCGCCTGA
- a CDS encoding TetR/AcrR family transcriptional regulator, translated as MARAGITADRLVEAAALLADEVGFESVTLSALARRFGVKDASLYSHVRNLHDLRTRVALLAGGEMIDRISTAVAGRAGKDALAAFADAYREYALERPGRYAATQIRIDQALVASSPAFARTAEVTYGMLRAYGLDEPDLTDAVRLLRSTFHGYCALEASGGFGAPRDVHASWNRTIDALHVLLENWPRASAP; from the coding sequence ATGGCCCGTGCCGGGATCACGGCCGACCGGCTCGTCGAGGCCGCCGCCCTTCTCGCGGACGAGGTCGGCTTCGAGAGCGTCACGCTGTCCGCGCTGGCCCGGCGGTTCGGTGTGAAGGACGCGAGCCTGTACTCGCACGTCAGGAACCTGCACGACCTGCGCACCCGGGTCGCGCTCCTCGCGGGCGGCGAGATGATCGACCGGATCTCCACGGCGGTGGCCGGACGGGCCGGCAAGGACGCCCTGGCCGCCTTCGCCGACGCCTACCGGGAGTACGCGCTGGAGCGGCCGGGGCGGTACGCGGCCACCCAGATCCGTATCGACCAGGCCCTCGTCGCCTCCTCCCCCGCCTTCGCGCGGACCGCCGAGGTCACCTACGGGATGCTCCGCGCGTACGGCCTCGACGAACCCGATCTCACCGACGCCGTCCGCCTGTTGAGGAGCACCTTCCACGGCTACTGCGCCCTGGAGGCCTCCGGCGGCTTCGGCGCCCCCCGTGACGTACACGCGTCCTGGAACCGGACGATCGACGCCCTCCATGTGCTGCTGGAGAACTGGCCGAGGGCGAGCGCCCCGTAG
- a CDS encoding NUDIX hydrolase yields MDMEIPGDKRLAAAVVMHEGRVLLVRRSETERFLPLVWGVPCGKLEPGESPEDGVLRELKEETGLLGEVVRKVGESSFVSEYQGHEIKNWQENFLVRPLSWHITLQKPDQRYVWLSPAELHSVDIDAYNLDIVRQALTSS; encoded by the coding sequence ATGGACATGGAGATCCCCGGCGACAAGCGACTGGCGGCCGCCGTCGTGATGCACGAAGGCCGTGTGCTGTTGGTGCGCCGCAGCGAGACCGAGCGGTTCCTGCCCCTGGTGTGGGGCGTTCCCTGCGGAAAGCTGGAGCCCGGCGAGAGTCCCGAGGACGGTGTGCTGCGGGAGCTCAAGGAAGAGACGGGCCTTCTCGGCGAGGTCGTCCGGAAGGTCGGCGAATCGTCGTTCGTGAGTGAGTACCAGGGCCATGAGATCAAGAACTGGCAGGAGAACTTCCTGGTCAGGCCGCTCTCCTGGCACATCACCCTCCAGAAGCCGGATCAGAGGTACGTGTGGCTGAGCCCCGCCGAGCTGCACAGCGTCGACATCGACGCGTACAACCTGGACATCGTCCGACAGGCCCTCACGAGCTCCTGA
- a CDS encoding isocitrate lyase/PEP mutase family protein yields MTAFAALHHADAPLLLPNAWDHASAAALAAQGFVAVGTTSLGVAAAAGLPDGAAATRDATLNLTLALGSGPFLLSVDTEGGFSDDPDEVAGVARELAAVGAVGINLEDGRPDGTLAPVELHAAKIAAVKSAVPGLFVNARTDTHWLGDGAGGRDMGAGGGDMGDTSRRLDAYQQAGADGVFVPGLSEPSRITALLKTLEVPLNILYSPTGPTAPALADLGVRRISLGSLLYRRALGAAVETAALIRAGLPVEGPAPTYGEVQALVRPGSQRPDTLGRPW; encoded by the coding sequence GTGACCGCCTTCGCCGCACTTCACCACGCCGACGCCCCGCTGCTGCTGCCCAACGCCTGGGACCACGCCTCGGCGGCGGCGCTGGCCGCCCAGGGCTTCGTGGCGGTCGGCACGACCAGCCTGGGAGTGGCAGCGGCCGCCGGGCTGCCCGACGGGGCGGCGGCGACCCGTGACGCGACACTGAATCTGACCCTGGCGCTGGGCAGCGGTCCGTTCCTTCTCTCGGTCGACACCGAGGGCGGCTTCAGCGACGACCCGGACGAGGTCGCCGGGGTGGCCCGCGAACTGGCCGCCGTAGGAGCCGTGGGCATCAACCTGGAGGACGGCCGCCCCGACGGCACCCTGGCACCCGTAGAACTCCACGCGGCGAAGATCGCGGCGGTGAAGTCCGCCGTACCGGGCCTGTTCGTCAACGCCCGGACCGACACCCACTGGCTGGGCGACGGCGCCGGCGGCCGTGACATGGGCGCCGGCGGCGGTGACATGGGCGACACGAGTCGCCGTCTCGACGCCTATCAACAGGCGGGCGCCGACGGGGTGTTCGTGCCGGGCCTCTCCGAACCGTCCCGGATCACCGCCCTGCTCAAGACCCTGGAGGTGCCCCTCAACATCCTCTATTCGCCCACGGGTCCGACCGCGCCCGCGCTCGCCGACCTGGGCGTACGCCGTATCAGCCTCGGCTCGCTCCTCTACCGCAGGGCGCTGGGCGCGGCGGTGGAGACGGCGGCCCTGATCCGCGCGGGCCTGCCCGTCGAGGGGCCCGCACCGACGTACGGCGAGGTGCAGGCGCTCGTTCGGCCCGGCTCGCAACGGCCGGACACGCTTGGGCGACCCTGGTAG
- a CDS encoding DUF2264 domain-containing protein has product MSAGPAGPAGVPEDRILSPHTGYTRAHWEAAADSLLAAVEPYATGDRALYHLPGEHTSWSGRRSDGLEGYARTLMLAAFRRDEKALERYAEGLAAGTAGSWPRIGDRSQPLVEAASIALALRLTRPLLWDRLDEGVRQRTAAWLGDALTAEPWPCNWELFPVTVGGFLEEIGYEPTLSRAAIDRGLDRIEQWYVGDGWYTDGEGRAFDYYNGWAMHLYPVLHAWLADDERLLDLYGGRLSAHLADYARLFGGDGAPMHQGRSLTYRFATTAPLWLGALTGRTPLSPGGTRRLASGALKYFLDRGAVDDRGLLTLGWHGPDSAVLQGYSGPASPYWASKGFLGLLLPPDHEVWTATEEPRPAERADESHPIGPPNWLLQSTSSDGLVRLHNHGSEDVRYDPYYTRLAYSTVTTPSPSYDNSVIVGDDPSRTGIEPLGVGEGWAASRHTTASGARVTSLVLAEGAVEVRAFRVSGASEGTAVRVTGWATGDSGARAELCPVHGLLSASDGLTGVTAAAGTVFVALARLTAEPEPVPLEESVAVTVVDGTDEIHVRWSGGREVRARLDEGAVAVGTARPGA; this is encoded by the coding sequence ATGTCCGCAGGCCCCGCAGGTCCCGCAGGAGTCCCTGAGGACCGCATCCTCAGCCCGCACACCGGGTACACGCGCGCACACTGGGAGGCGGCGGCCGACTCCCTGCTCGCGGCCGTGGAACCGTACGCCACCGGGGACCGCGCCCTCTACCACCTGCCCGGCGAGCACACGAGCTGGTCGGGTCGCCGCTCCGACGGCCTGGAGGGATACGCCCGTACGCTGATGCTGGCCGCCTTCCGCCGCGACGAGAAGGCCCTGGAGCGGTACGCCGAGGGCCTCGCGGCCGGGACGGCCGGCAGCTGGCCCCGCATCGGGGACCGCAGTCAGCCCCTCGTCGAGGCCGCCTCCATCGCCCTCGCCCTCCGCCTCACCCGGCCCCTCCTCTGGGACCGCCTCGACGAGGGCGTACGACAGCGGACCGCCGCCTGGCTCGGCGACGCGCTGACGGCCGAACCCTGGCCCTGCAACTGGGAGTTGTTCCCGGTGACGGTCGGCGGCTTCCTCGAAGAGATCGGATACGAGCCCACGCTGTCCCGTGCCGCGATCGACCGGGGCCTCGACCGCATCGAGCAGTGGTACGTCGGCGACGGCTGGTACACCGACGGCGAGGGGCGGGCCTTCGACTACTACAACGGCTGGGCCATGCACCTGTACCCGGTGCTGCACGCCTGGCTGGCCGACGACGAGCGGCTGCTGGACCTCTACGGCGGCCGTCTCTCGGCCCATCTCGCCGACTACGCCCGCCTGTTCGGCGGCGACGGCGCCCCGATGCACCAGGGCCGCTCACTGACGTACCGCTTCGCGACGACCGCCCCCCTCTGGCTCGGCGCGCTCACCGGCCGTACGCCCCTGTCGCCGGGTGGGACACGGCGGCTGGCGTCCGGCGCGCTGAAGTACTTCCTCGACCGGGGAGCCGTCGACGACCGCGGCCTGCTGACCCTGGGCTGGCACGGCCCCGACTCGGCAGTCCTGCAAGGCTATTCGGGCCCCGCCTCCCCGTACTGGGCGAGCAAGGGCTTCCTCGGCCTGCTGCTCCCGCCGGACCACGAGGTGTGGACGGCGACCGAGGAGCCCCGACCGGCGGAACGGGCGGACGAGTCCCACCCGATAGGCCCGCCCAACTGGCTTCTCCAGTCGACGAGTTCGGACGGCCTGGTCCGCCTCCACAACCACGGCAGCGAGGACGTTCGCTACGACCCGTACTACACGCGCCTCGCGTACTCGACGGTGACGACGCCCTCACCGTCGTACGACAACAGCGTGATCGTCGGGGACGATCCGAGCCGCACCGGGATCGAGCCGCTCGGTGTGGGCGAGGGCTGGGCGGCCTCCCGTCACACGACGGCCTCCGGTGCCCGCGTCACGAGCCTCGTGCTGGCCGAGGGCGCGGTGGAGGTACGGGCGTTCCGGGTGTCGGGCGCGTCGGAGGGGACGGCGGTTCGGGTCACGGGATGGGCGACCGGGGACAGCGGAGCACGAGCCGAACTCTGTCCGGTCCACGGGCTGTTGAGCGCGTCCGACGGCTTGACCGGTGTCACGGCCGCCGCCGGCACCGTCTTCGTCGCGCTCGCCCGTCTCACCGCCGAGCCTGAGCCGGTCCCACTGGAGGAGTCGGTGGCCGTGACCGTCGTGGACGGGACGGACGAGATCCACGTCCGCTGGAGCGGTGGACGCGAGGTGCGGGCCCGGCTGGACGAGGGCGCGGTCGCGGTCGGCACCGCGCGGCCGGGCGCCTGA
- a CDS encoding rhamnogalacturonan acetylesterase: MRRTTITLLAALTVATALSAVPAQAHGRGTGMGMGMENCIATACHFDVAPGTYDVRVRLGGDTAASTGITGETRRTLLAETPTAAGEPVTRTFTVNVRTPEGEPTGAEGTPGLDLVVGGSAPALADIRVTPAAARHTRQIFLVGDSTVCDQPGDPYSGWGQQLPQYLRKGVSVANYGDSGESTVTYLGDPRLFATVQPLIRKGDLVLIQLAHNDKQTDEATYRANLETLVAGVRDKGGRPVLVTPIVRRWFNSDGTLNNGTALLVNGLGVDHPAVTRSVAAAHDVPLIDLTARTKALVESLGVEGSKALYLYNEKRDNTHTSAYGATAYAQLVRDELLAQHLVPERLLR, translated from the coding sequence TTGAGACGCACGACGATCACCCTGCTGGCCGCGCTGACCGTCGCCACGGCCCTGTCCGCCGTCCCGGCCCAGGCACACGGCCGCGGCACGGGGATGGGGATGGGGATGGAGAACTGCATCGCGACGGCATGTCACTTCGACGTCGCGCCCGGCACGTACGACGTACGCGTCCGGCTCGGCGGTGACACCGCGGCGAGCACCGGCATCACCGGTGAGACGCGCCGCACCCTGCTCGCCGAGACGCCCACCGCGGCGGGCGAGCCGGTGACCCGTACCTTCACCGTCAACGTCCGCACACCCGAGGGCGAACCCACCGGAGCCGAGGGCACGCCCGGTCTCGACCTGGTCGTCGGCGGCTCGGCACCCGCGCTCGCCGACATCCGCGTCACTCCGGCCGCCGCCCGGCACACCCGGCAGATCTTCCTGGTCGGCGACTCCACGGTCTGCGACCAGCCGGGCGACCCCTACTCCGGCTGGGGCCAGCAACTCCCGCAGTACCTCCGCAAGGGCGTCTCGGTCGCCAACTACGGGGATTCCGGGGAGAGTACGGTCACCTACCTCGGGGACCCGCGGCTCTTCGCGACCGTCCAGCCGCTGATCCGCAAGGGCGACCTCGTTCTCATCCAGCTCGCCCACAACGACAAGCAGACCGACGAGGCGACGTACCGCGCGAACCTCGAAACACTCGTCGCGGGCGTACGGGACAAGGGTGGCCGTCCGGTTCTGGTCACCCCCATCGTCCGCCGCTGGTTCAACAGCGACGGCACGCTCAACAACGGCACGGCCCTGCTGGTGAACGGCCTCGGGGTCGACCACCCGGCCGTCACCCGCTCGGTCGCCGCCGCCCACGACGTGCCGCTCATCGACCTCACGGCCAGGACGAAGGCACTGGTCGAGTCGCTGGGTGTCGAGGGCTCCAAGGCGCTCTACCTCTACAACGAGAAGAGGGACAACACCCACACCTCCGCGTACGGAGCGACGGCGTACGCGCAACTCGTCCGCGACGAACTCCTTGCCCAACACCTGGTGCCCGAGCGCCTGTTGAGGTGA
- a CDS encoding RICIN domain-containing protein produces the protein MRRAYAVLLALCLALAGALATAGPAQAAPQTVTNGTQFTDTSGNPLHAHGGGVIKVGSYYYWFGENRNADNTFRYVDAYRSTDLKNWEFRNHVLTEASDPELETANIERPKVMYNASTGKFVMWMHKENGVDYGEARAAVAVSDTVDGNYSWQGSFRPLGTHMSRDITVFVDTDGAGYMISAARENYDLQIYRLTADYTGIASLVADPWHGGHREAPALFKRNGVYFMLTSGATGWNPNQQQYATATSIAGPWTAMTNVGDSTTYGSQTAYVLPVQGSSGTSYLYMGDRWGNSFGGTVNDSRYVWLPLTFPSSTTMSMPWSPEVTVDTTAGTVTGTSATYNTLIARNSSKCADVTSQSLWAGAQIKQYTCNGGNNQKYWFKSLGSGYYQLNVRNSSLCVQENANTVTQENCSSTATNQQWSLTTSGSYVTVTSRASGECLDVNGASTADSAAIITYTCNGATNQQWTRGT, from the coding sequence ATGAGACGTGCGTACGCGGTACTCCTCGCCCTCTGTCTCGCGCTGGCCGGCGCCCTGGCCACGGCCGGTCCGGCCCAGGCGGCGCCCCAGACCGTCACCAACGGCACCCAGTTCACCGACACCAGTGGCAATCCGCTGCACGCACACGGCGGCGGGGTCATCAAGGTCGGCTCGTACTACTACTGGTTCGGCGAGAACCGGAACGCCGACAACACCTTCAGGTACGTGGACGCCTACCGCTCGACGGACCTGAAGAACTGGGAGTTCCGCAACCACGTCCTCACCGAGGCGAGCGACCCGGAACTGGAGACCGCGAACATCGAGCGGCCGAAGGTCATGTACAACGCGTCCACCGGCAAGTTCGTGATGTGGATGCACAAGGAGAACGGTGTCGACTACGGCGAGGCCCGCGCGGCGGTCGCCGTGTCGGACACGGTCGACGGCAACTACAGCTGGCAGGGCAGCTTCCGGCCGCTCGGCACGCACATGTCCCGTGACATCACGGTGTTCGTGGACACCGACGGCGCCGGCTACATGATCTCGGCGGCCCGCGAGAACTACGACCTGCAGATCTACCGCCTGACCGCCGACTACACAGGCATCGCGAGCCTGGTCGCGGACCCCTGGCACGGCGGCCACCGCGAGGCCCCGGCGCTCTTCAAGCGCAACGGCGTCTACTTCATGCTCACTTCGGGCGCGACGGGCTGGAACCCCAACCAGCAGCAGTACGCCACGGCGACCTCGATCGCGGGCCCGTGGACGGCCATGACCAACGTCGGCGACTCGACGACCTACGGCTCGCAGACCGCGTACGTCCTTCCCGTGCAGGGGAGTTCGGGCACCTCGTACCTCTACATGGGCGACCGCTGGGGCAACTCCTTCGGCGGCACGGTCAACGACTCCCGTTATGTGTGGCTGCCGTTGACCTTCCCGAGCTCGACCACGATGTCCATGCCCTGGTCACCGGAGGTCACCGTCGACACGACCGCCGGGACGGTCACCGGCACGAGCGCCACGTACAACACGCTGATCGCCCGCAACTCCTCCAAGTGCGCCGACGTGACCAGCCAGTCGCTGTGGGCGGGCGCCCAGATCAAGCAGTACACCTGCAACGGCGGCAACAACCAGAAGTACTGGTTCAAGTCCCTGGGCAGCGGCTACTACCAGCTGAACGTGCGCAACAGCTCCCTGTGCGTGCAGGAGAACGCCAACACCGTCACCCAGGAGAACTGCAGCTCCACCGCGACCAACCAGCAGTGGTCCCTCACCACCAGCGGCTCCTACGTGACCGTCACGTCCCGCGCGAGCGGCGAGTGCCTGGACGTGAACGGCGCTTCCACCGCCGACTCCGCCGCGATCATCACGTACACATGCAACGGCGCGACCAACCAGCAGTGGACCCGAGGGACTTGA
- a CDS encoding glycoside hydrolase family 43 protein, with product MSRNDVDPSEVPGRRLLLKGALAAGALTAVPGVAEAAADGAGPGGPYVNPLVRNRADPHIHRHRDGHYYFTATAPEYDRIILRRSRTLRGLTRAAESVIWTKHASGDMGAHIWAPEIHHIDGKWYIYFAAAPANDIWAIRIWVLENASRDPFRGEWVEKGQLKTAWETFSLDATTFTHRGTRYLAWAQHEPGMDNNTAVWLSEMADPLTLTGPQVRLTTPVLPWEVIGFKVNEGPSVIKRNGRVFMSYSASATDFNYCMGLLTADARSDLMDPANWSKSPTPVFTSNDTTKQYGPGHNSFTVAEDGRTDVLVYHARQYKDIVGDPLNDPNRHTRIQRLGWKPDGTPDFGIPVADTSKESV from the coding sequence ATGAGCCGCAATGACGTCGACCCGTCCGAAGTCCCCGGCCGCAGACTCCTTCTGAAGGGCGCCCTGGCCGCGGGCGCTCTCACGGCCGTCCCCGGGGTCGCCGAGGCCGCCGCCGACGGGGCCGGACCGGGCGGCCCGTACGTCAACCCACTCGTCCGTAACCGCGCCGACCCGCACATTCACCGTCACAGGGACGGCCACTACTACTTCACGGCCACGGCCCCCGAGTACGACCGGATCATCCTGCGCCGCTCCCGGACCCTGCGCGGGCTGACCAGGGCGGCCGAGTCCGTGATCTGGACGAAGCACGCGAGCGGTGACATGGGCGCGCACATCTGGGCGCCGGAGATCCACCACATCGACGGCAAGTGGTACATCTACTTCGCCGCCGCGCCAGCGAACGACATCTGGGCCATCCGCATCTGGGTGTTGGAGAACGCGAGCCGCGACCCCTTCCGTGGGGAGTGGGTCGAGAAGGGCCAGTTGAAGACCGCGTGGGAGACCTTCTCCCTCGACGCCACCACCTTCACCCACCGGGGCACCCGCTATCTCGCCTGGGCCCAGCACGAGCCCGGCATGGACAACAACACCGCCGTCTGGCTGTCCGAGATGGCGGACCCGCTGACCCTGACGGGACCTCAGGTCCGGCTCACCACACCGGTGTTGCCCTGGGAAGTGATCGGCTTCAAGGTCAACGAAGGGCCGTCGGTCATCAAGCGCAACGGCCGTGTCTTCATGTCGTACTCGGCGAGCGCCACCGACTTCAACTACTGCATGGGCCTGCTGACCGCCGACGCCCGCAGCGACCTCATGGACCCGGCCAACTGGTCCAAGTCGCCCACACCGGTCTTCACCAGCAACGACACCACCAAGCAGTACGGCCCGGGCCACAACAGCTTCACCGTCGCCGAGGACGGCCGCACCGACGTCCTCGTCTACCACGCCCGCCAGTACAAGGACATCGTCGGCGACCCGCTGAACGACCCCAACCGGCACACCCGCATTCAACGGCTCGGCTGGAAGCCCGACGGCACCCCCGACTTCGGCATCCCCGTGGCCGACACCTCGAAGGAGAGTGTCTGA